From Juglans regia cultivar Chandler chromosome 8, Walnut 2.0, whole genome shotgun sequence, the proteins below share one genomic window:
- the LOC109000977 gene encoding transcription factor bHLH80-like — translation MQPTLPGTSGSTGGSELSRGRLPRFRSAPATWLEALLEEEEDEEDDEDPLKPNLTLTQLLAASNSCTPTPTSRQDSATFTSSSVDPGHFDSGSPPVFFRQNSSPAQFLGNSGVRPEGYFSNFGIPPNYNYVSHNIDTPPGSKRTREVEAQNLTAAKFPSQLKEEQSSQGPAGEDSLIDMEMERLLEDSVPCRVRAKRGCATHPRSIAERVRRTRISDRIRKLQELVPNMDKQTNTADMLEEAVEYVKFLQKQIQELSEHRQKCKCIAKD, via the exons ATGCAACCGACGCTTCCCGGTACAAGTGGCAGCACCGGTGGCAGTGAACTGAGTCGAGGTAGACTCCCCCGGTTCCGCTCTGCTCCAGCCACCTGGTTAGAGGCACTTctcgaggaagaagaagatgaagaagacgacgAAGACCCATTGAAGCCCAACCTCACTTTAACTCAGTTACTTGCGGCTTCCAACTCTTGTACACCCACACCCACTTCCAGACAGGACTCTGCCACCTTTACTTCTTCCTCTGTCGATCCGGGCCACTTTGACTCCGGTTCTCCCCCCGTCTTCTTCAGGCAGAACAGCTCTCCAGCTCAGTTTCTTGGCAATTCGGGTGTTAGGCCTGAAGGGTACTTTTCCAACTTCGGTATTCCACCAAACTACAACTATGTGTCGCACAATATTGACACTCCTCCAGGGAGTAAGCGGACGAGGGAGGTCGAAGCGCAGAACTTAACTGCAGCAAAGTTTCCATCTCAGCTG AAAGAGGAGCAAAGCAGTCAGGGACCTGCTGGGGAGGATAGTTTGATAGATATGGAGATGGAAAGGCTTTTGGAGGATTCAGTTCCTTGCCGAGTTCGGGCGAAGCGAGGTTGTGCCACACACCCTCGGAGCATTGCAGAGAGG GTTCGAAGGACTCGAATCAGTGATCGCATAAGGAAACTTCAGGAGCTGGTGCCCAATATGGATAAG CAAACAAACACTGCAGATATGTTAGAAGAGGCAGTAGAGTATGTTAAGTTTCTTCAGAAGCAGATTCAG GAACTATCAGAGCATCGACAGAAATGCAAGTGCATAGCCAAGGATTAA
- the LOC109000980 gene encoding protein NRT1/ PTR FAMILY 5.10-like isoform X1: protein MSAPPTISSPLLLDTVDGAFDHKGRPALRSKSGTWRSASFIIGVEMAERFAYYGIGSNLIMYLTGPLGQSTATAAQNVNAWSGTASLLPLLGAFVADSFLGRYRTIVVASLIYILGLGLLTMSSIIPSLSSFGCEDASKSLPCSPPQPQVILFFFSLYLVALGQGGHKPCVQAFGADQFEGRNPKECKAKSSFFNWWYFGLCACSLVTLPILNSIQDNFSWGLGFGIPCATMVVALVIFVLGTRTYRYSFQGNEKSPFVRVGRVFVAAIRNWRTTSSAIAIEEETRGTLPHQSSEEFRFLNKALLAPDGSKEDGKVCSIGEVEEAKAVLRLVPVWLTSLAYAIVFAQSSTFFTKQGATMNRRVVPGFDVPAASLQSFISLAIVLFIPIYDCIFVPMARAFTGKPSGITMLQRIGTGMVLSAISMAIAAVVEMVRLKTAQEYGLVDLPGVTVPMSVWWLAPQYVLFGIADVFTMVGLQEFFYDQVPSEFRSVGLALYLSIFGVGSFLSSFLVSVIVSATGGDGQDSWFANNLNRAHLDYFYCLLCGLSVIELAAFLYIAKSYIYNRGSTA, encoded by the exons ATGTCCGCGCCTCCCACCATCAGTTCTCCACTTCTATTAGACACCGTCGATGGTGCCTTTGACCACAAAGGTCGACCCGCCCTCCGATCCAAATCCGGCACTTGGAGATCCGCATCTTTCATCATAG GCGTGGAAATGGCGGAGAGGTTCGCCTACTATGGGATTGGCTCCAACCTCATAATGTATTTGACTGGACCTCTTGGCCAGTCAACTGCCACTGCCGCCCAGAACGTCAACGCCTGGTCCGGAACGGCCTCGTTACTTCCTCTTTTGGGTGCGTTTGTGGCCGATTCCTTTCTCGGCCGCTACCGCACTATAGTCGTTGCTTCTCTCATCTACATCTTG GGACTTGGCCTGTTGACTATGTCATCAATTATTCCTTCTCTCAGCTCTTTTGGCTGCGAAGACGCCAGTAAATCTCTGCCTTGTTCTCCTCCTCAGCCCCAAGtaatcttattcttcttctctctatATCTTGTAGCACTTGGACAAGGTGGACATAAGCCTTGTGTTCAGGCGTTTGGAGCTGATCAATTTGAGGGACGAAATCCTAAAGAGTGCAAGGCCAAAAGCTCATTCTTCAATTGGTGGTATTTTGGTTTATGTGCCTGTAGCTTAGTAACACTTCCAATCTTAAACTCTATACAAGACAATTTTAGCTGGGGTCTTGGTTTTGGAATCCCTTGTGCCACAATGGTGGTTGCACTGGTTATTTTCGTTCTTGGAACTAGGACTTACCGGTACAGTTTCCAAGGCAATGAGAAAAGTCCATTTGTGAGAGTTGGCCGGGTGTTTGTTGCTGCAATTAGGAACTGGAGAACCACCTCCTCAGCAATAGCCATTGAAGAGGAAACTCGCGGAACCTTGCCTCACCAAAGTTCAGAAGAATTCAG GTTCCTCAACAAAGCTTTGCTTGCACCAGATGGTTCTAAAGAAGATGGGAAGGTGTGCAGCATCGGTGAGGTTGAGGAGGCGAAGGCAGTTCTTAGGCTTGTTCCAGTGTGGTTGACAAGCTTGGCGTATGCTATTGTGTTTGCACAGTCATCAACCTTCTTTACCAAGCAAGGGGCTACTATGAACAGAAGGGTTGTGCCAGGCTTTGATGTACCGGCCGCTTCTCTTCAATCCTTTATCAGCCTTGCCATTGTTCTCTTCATTCCCATATATGACTGCATTTTTGTGCCTATGGCTAGAGCTTTCACTGGAAAACCCTCTGGCATCACAATGCTACAGAGAATTGGAACTGGGATGGTTTTATCTGCAATTTCCATGGCAATTGCAGCTGTAGTTGAGATGGTAAGGCTCAAAACTGCTCAAGAATACGGGTTGGTTGATTTGCCAGGGGTGACAGTCCCAATGAGCGTATGGTGGTTGGCTCCTCAATATGTCTTGTTTGGGATTGCCGATGTTTTCACCATGGTTGGTCTACAAGAGTTCTTTTATGATCAGGTCCCAAGTGAATTTAGGAGTGTGGGTCTTGCTCTGTACCTGAGTATCTTTGGCGTGGGGAGCTTTCTAAGCAGCTTCCTCGTCTCTGTCATTGTGTCAGCAACTGGTGGGGATGGTCAAGATAGTTGGTTCGCCAATAATCTTAATCGGGCACATCTGGATTACTTTTATTGTCTACTTTGTGGACTTAGTGTAATAGAACTGGCCGCCTTCCTATATATTGCAAAATCATACATTTATAACAGGGGAAGCACAGCATGA
- the LOC109000980 gene encoding protein NRT1/ PTR FAMILY 5.10-like isoform X2 produces MSSIIPSLSSFGCEDASKSLPCSPPQPQVILFFFSLYLVALGQGGHKPCVQAFGADQFEGRNPKECKAKSSFFNWWYFGLCACSLVTLPILNSIQDNFSWGLGFGIPCATMVVALVIFVLGTRTYRYSFQGNEKSPFVRVGRVFVAAIRNWRTTSSAIAIEEETRGTLPHQSSEEFRFLNKALLAPDGSKEDGKVCSIGEVEEAKAVLRLVPVWLTSLAYAIVFAQSSTFFTKQGATMNRRVVPGFDVPAASLQSFISLAIVLFIPIYDCIFVPMARAFTGKPSGITMLQRIGTGMVLSAISMAIAAVVEMVRLKTAQEYGLVDLPGVTVPMSVWWLAPQYVLFGIADVFTMVGLQEFFYDQVPSEFRSVGLALYLSIFGVGSFLSSFLVSVIVSATGGDGQDSWFANNLNRAHLDYFYCLLCGLSVIELAAFLYIAKSYIYNRGSTA; encoded by the exons ATGTCATCAATTATTCCTTCTCTCAGCTCTTTTGGCTGCGAAGACGCCAGTAAATCTCTGCCTTGTTCTCCTCCTCAGCCCCAAGtaatcttattcttcttctctctatATCTTGTAGCACTTGGACAAGGTGGACATAAGCCTTGTGTTCAGGCGTTTGGAGCTGATCAATTTGAGGGACGAAATCCTAAAGAGTGCAAGGCCAAAAGCTCATTCTTCAATTGGTGGTATTTTGGTTTATGTGCCTGTAGCTTAGTAACACTTCCAATCTTAAACTCTATACAAGACAATTTTAGCTGGGGTCTTGGTTTTGGAATCCCTTGTGCCACAATGGTGGTTGCACTGGTTATTTTCGTTCTTGGAACTAGGACTTACCGGTACAGTTTCCAAGGCAATGAGAAAAGTCCATTTGTGAGAGTTGGCCGGGTGTTTGTTGCTGCAATTAGGAACTGGAGAACCACCTCCTCAGCAATAGCCATTGAAGAGGAAACTCGCGGAACCTTGCCTCACCAAAGTTCAGAAGAATTCAG GTTCCTCAACAAAGCTTTGCTTGCACCAGATGGTTCTAAAGAAGATGGGAAGGTGTGCAGCATCGGTGAGGTTGAGGAGGCGAAGGCAGTTCTTAGGCTTGTTCCAGTGTGGTTGACAAGCTTGGCGTATGCTATTGTGTTTGCACAGTCATCAACCTTCTTTACCAAGCAAGGGGCTACTATGAACAGAAGGGTTGTGCCAGGCTTTGATGTACCGGCCGCTTCTCTTCAATCCTTTATCAGCCTTGCCATTGTTCTCTTCATTCCCATATATGACTGCATTTTTGTGCCTATGGCTAGAGCTTTCACTGGAAAACCCTCTGGCATCACAATGCTACAGAGAATTGGAACTGGGATGGTTTTATCTGCAATTTCCATGGCAATTGCAGCTGTAGTTGAGATGGTAAGGCTCAAAACTGCTCAAGAATACGGGTTGGTTGATTTGCCAGGGGTGACAGTCCCAATGAGCGTATGGTGGTTGGCTCCTCAATATGTCTTGTTTGGGATTGCCGATGTTTTCACCATGGTTGGTCTACAAGAGTTCTTTTATGATCAGGTCCCAAGTGAATTTAGGAGTGTGGGTCTTGCTCTGTACCTGAGTATCTTTGGCGTGGGGAGCTTTCTAAGCAGCTTCCTCGTCTCTGTCATTGTGTCAGCAACTGGTGGGGATGGTCAAGATAGTTGGTTCGCCAATAATCTTAATCGGGCACATCTGGATTACTTTTATTGTCTACTTTGTGGACTTAGTGTAATAGAACTGGCCGCCTTCCTATATATTGCAAAATCATACATTTATAACAGGGGAAGCACAGCATGA
- the LOC109000944 gene encoding uncharacterized protein LOC109000944 has product MGIGIVIRDEMGEALTACCDQKEHVQHPATAECMALWKAMEISRDLGFHRVVFEGDAQNIVRAINEDNTDYPSYGSIIHDAKKMLQQQQGWKVQYAHRTSNEVAHKLAKQALCLESEFIWMDVMPTFISDRIDMEKQCIDNITQS; this is encoded by the coding sequence atgggaattggtatagttataagggATGAAATGGGGGAAGCACTAACAGCCTGCTGTGATCAAAAGGAACACGTGCAACACCCTGCAACAGCAGAGTGTATGGCACTTTGGAAAGCTATGGAGATCAGCAGAGACCTTGGCTTTCATAGAGTAGTTTTTGAGGGTGATGCACAGAATATTGTGAGAGCTATCAATGAAGATAATACTGATTATCCAAGCTATGGGAGTATAATTCACGATGCCAAGAAGATGCTACAACAGCAGCAAGGATGGAAGGTGCAATATGCTCATAGGACATCAAATGAAGTGGCTCATAAATTAGCCAAGCAAGCCTTATGTCTGGAATCCGAATTTATTTGGATGGACGTTATGCCAACTTTTATTTCTGATAGAATAGATATGGAAAAGCAATGTATTGATAACATTACACAAAGTTAA
- the LOC109000979 gene encoding patellin-3-like, which translates to MAEEHQKPGSEVPPSTQEGVVDKPTSEKEPPAPEPLVEAPENPGPVEQVVEADNPKAEDPKADEVDEVKITQSVSFKEETYVVEELPESQKKALEELKQLVQEALNKHELTAPPPAAKEEEKKEEAEKEKKKETDPSAAAAEDPKIEEPPKVKVEPDETVAPPTVEAEHEEPPKVETAYESVTATPHGAEKKEEVVSEVVAAETVTETTPPVEAKEEENVPPAPPTEVIAEEVVEKVTAADQDDTTKTVEAIKETIVVEVSAPPTTTKPEEPATEAKEVAAEPKEEVPTLPPPPPEEVSIWDIPLLQDERSDVILLKFLRARDFKVKDALAMIKNTVRWRKEFGIDALLEEDHGNEWDKVAFTHGYDKEGHPVCYNVFSEFQNKELYLNTFATEEKRQKFLKWRIQFFEKSIRKLDFSPTGISSIVQVNDFKNSLGIGKRELWQAIKQAVQLFQDNYPEFLAKQVFINVPWWYIVYNRMISPFLTQRTKSKFVFAGPSKSAETLFKYISPEQVPVQYGGLKREDEEEFNTADPVTEVTIKPASKHTIEFPISETGLLLVWEARVVGWDVSHGAEFVPIAEGGYTVIVQKTRKIAPADETVISNSFKVGEQGKVVLTFDNQTSKKKKLLYRSKTKPSSD; encoded by the exons ATGGCTGAGGAACACCAAAAGCCAGGGTCAGAAGTGCCGCCATCCACCCAGGAAGGGGTGGTGGACAAGCCCACCTCTGAGAAAGAGCCCCCAGCACCGGAACCTCTGGTCGAGGCACCGGAAAATCCTGGTCCGGTTGAACAAGTGGTCGAGGCCGATAACCCAAAGGCCGAGGACCCGAAAGCCGACGAGGTCGACGAAGTGAAGATTACCCAATCGGTCTCTTTCAAGGAAGAAACCTACGTAGTGGAAGAGCTACCTGAGTCGCAAAAGAAAGCACTTGAGGAGCTGAAGCAACTCGTCCAAGAGGCCCTTAACAAACACGAGCTCACTGCTCCACCGCCGGCCGctaaagaagaagagaagaaggaggaggccgagaaagagaagaagaaggagaccGATccttctgctgctgctgctgaagACCCCAAAATAGAAGAACCTCCCAAAGTGAAAGTGGAACCGGACGAGACCGTAGCACCGCCCACTGTGGAAGCGGAACATGAAGAGCCTCCCAAGGTGGAGACGGCCTACGAGTCTGTAACAGCAACACCACATGGGgcggaaaagaaagaagaggttGTTTCTGAGGTGGTGGCGGCCGAAACTGTGACCGAGACAACTCCACCGGTGGAAGccaaagaagaagagaatgttCCACCAGCACCACCCACCGAGGTCATTGCCGAGGAGGTGGTGGAAAAAGTGACCGCCGCCGATCAGGATGATACGACCAAGACTGTGGAGGCAATCAAAGAGACAATAGTAGTCGAGGTCTCGGCTCCTCCGACAACAACTAAACCAGAGGAGCCAGCCACTGAGGCAAAGGAGGTTGCGGCGGAGCCAAAAGAAGAAGTCCCCACActgcctccgcctccgcctgaGGAGGTCTCCATCTGGGATATTCCGCTGCTTCAGGACGAGAGAAGCGATGTGATCCTCTTGAAGTTCCTGAGAGCCAGGGATTTCAAGGTCAAGGACGCCTTGGCCATGATCAAGAACACGGTCCGGTGGCGCAAGGAGTTCGGGATCGATGCCCTTCTCGAGGAAGACCACGGAAATGAGTGGGACAAGGTGGCTTTCACCCATGGGTATGATAAAGAAGGCCACCCTGTCTGCTACAACGTCTTCAGCGAGTTCCAGAACAAGGAGTTGTATCTGAATACCTTTGCCACTGAAGAGAAGCGCCAGAAGTTCCTGAAGTGGAGAATTCAGTTCTTCGAGAAGAGCATCAGGAAGCTTGATTTCAGTCCTACTGGCATCTCTTCCATTGTTCAGGTCAACGATTTCAAGAACTCCCTTGGAATCGGAAAGAGGGAGCTCTGGCAGGCCATCAAGCAGGCCGTTCAATTGTTCCAGGATAACTACCCTGAATTCCTAGCCAAACAG GTGTTTATCAACGTTCCATGGTGGTACATAGTCTATAATAGGATGATCAGTCCTTTCCTGACACAAAGGACCAAGAGCAAGTTTGTATTTGCTGGCCCATCAAAGTCTGCTGAAACCCTTTTCAA ATATATATCGCCTGAACAAGTACCGGTTCAGTATGGTGGGCTAAAGAGGGAGGATGAAGAGGAATTCAATACTGCGGACCCTGTTACAGAGGTTACAATCAAACCGGCATCCAAACACACCATTGAATTTCCAATCTCTGAG ACTGGATTGCTGCTGGTTTGGGAAGCAAGAGTGGTGGGTTGGGATGTGAGCCATGGAGCTGAATTTGTGCCCATCGCCGAGGGCGGGTACACTGTGATTGTACAGAAGACAAGAAAGATTGCCCCAGCTGATGAAACAGTGATCTCTAACAGCTTCAAAGTTGGTGAGCAGGGCAAGGTGGTGCTTACCTTTGATAACCAAACCtccaagaagaagaagctccTGTACAGATCCAAGACCAAACCCTCCTCCGATTAA